A window of Coraliomargarita sinensis genomic DNA:
TTGTCCTGACGGATACTGGTAATCCGCACCCCTCTCGCCTTGCCGTCGAGAACCATGACCGTCTCATACTCGCGCCTACCAGCGCGCATGCCGACTCCTTGCTGCATGTCTTCGCTGCGCAGGGTCACCGCTCCACCACCCCCCGAGCGATGCTCTTGCCCGGCAATGTCGCTGACAACGAAGACATAGCTCATCCACATCGTGGCGCCGTCTTCGAGCAGGCCGGCCTCCTTAAGGCTTCCGTCGAGCTCGATGTAGGCGCCTCCGCTCCAGCGGTGCGTGGCACAGCGGTTGCCGGTCACGGGCAGCTCCCCGTAAGCGATGCTTTTGGGCAGGGTGGCGGGTGCCCGATCCGATTTTTCCTCTGAACCGATGAAGACGTAGCTGCCCTTGGTGCCGATGGCGCCACTCTTGCCGGTGAGCAAGGGAGCCTCTCCGACCTCTGCAGGGTAGTCGAAGGGTTCGTAGATCAATGCTCCCTTGGGATCGATCGGTCCGCGGTTCACCACCACGGTCGCCGGCGTCGCGTCGCCGGGAGTCGGCTTGACCGCATAGGTCACCTTACCCCGGGCAGGCGCCTCCGTATCCTCAAAGCTGCGTGCATCCGCGGGAATATCGTCCGCAATGAGCTTGTTATCCCGCGCAACGAGAAAGCCATCGTAAGGACCGCGCGCCTCCCAACTGAGCATCACCCCGTCCATGCTGCGGTAGGCTAACAAGTCGGTGGGTGAGGTGTCGCAGGAGGCACTGAGTTCCTGCTTTCCGGAAGGCAGGCTGAGCACCACCTTGTATTCGTTGGCACCCGGCAGGGCTGCGGTGTCGAGGTAGGTGGTTTGGGTCGGGGAAAGATCGGCGCCGAGGCTCTTGCCGTTGCGCAGGATGTCAATGCCCCTGGGCTTCTCGCTGCCGAGTTGCCAGAGCAGTTGGACGCCCTCTTCGGTGCCATGAGCCACCAGGTGGGAGGGCAGCTTGGGCTCGTCGAGCTTTTGCATTTCGGAGGCCATCGCCCGGCCGATATTGAAGTAGCTGCGGGCGTTGCTGTTCCAGTGGTAGTCGACCTTTTCGGTGGGCTTGCCATCCTTGCCGAACTTGAACTGCATCTTGTCGGGACCGTAGGGCTTGTCGGTGTCGACCACGGCCACATTACCGGCGAAGTCGGGATACTTTCCTGTGTCCGCCATCGCGCGCTGGCCGTCCTTGATCGGACTCTCGCCACCGATGTTGCCGCTGGTGGCGATCACGAAGGGCAGCTTGGGAATGCCGAGGCCGTGTTCCTCGCTGCGGATGTCCCGGATAAAGGCTTCCATGTTGGCCTCGTAGCTTTCCGGGACCCCATCACCGTATTGGTCGTTCCATCCCTGGTGCCAGCCGAAGCCGGCGATTTCGACCCCCTGCCCTTCGTAGTCGGGAAAGAAGCTGTCGATGTTTTCAATGACCTGGCGGACCACCTTGAGCAGCTGCTGGTAGTAGTAGCCCTTGTCTTTCGGCGTGAGCGGCTCGGGATACTTGCCCACACTGGGAGGGCTGAAGTCGTAGTTGAGGCTCTTGCCGCCCCAGGCCACCTTGATCAGCAGGACCTGCTCCCCGGTGGCATCGCCGATCACATGACCGAAGCCAAGTTCGGGACCGATCTGGCTGCCCGAGCCACCATAACCCGGCTTCAAGGGACCGTGGCGGAGATCTCCCCAAGGATGGGAATCGTAGTGAATCCAGACGTCATCACGCTCCACCCACTCGCCATCGTCATTGACCAATGACTGAAATTCCTTTTCCGGGGCGTTGTTGACCAGGGAGCGGAGCGAGTTGCCTCCATCCCCTTCGACACTAGCCTTGCCCTGCATGTTGGACTGCCCGGCGAGGATGTAGATTTTGACGGGTTCCCTGGCTTGAAGTGGCGCCGCCATCAACAGCGAGGCCGCCAACAGAGTCAGGCAATGAAGTGATTGGGTGAAGTGTTTTTTCATGATTACGTTCAGTTTCGAGAGATTGAATGAGGCCGGCGAGGATGAGTTCTTAGTCGAGCGGCACGGTGCCGACCATCACGCTGGACAGCGTGGGCCCGATGCGAATTTCATCGGCCGTCTCGGCCGTCACACCATCCACAAAGAGGTACAGCGTATCGAGCGCACTCTGATCAAAGGCTTCTTCCACCACGCAAACCGGGGTTTCCAGCAACATCGGACCATAGATCGGCGCATCATACACACGGTGGATTTCCATCTTGTCGGGATCCGCCCCGCTCTTGCCCCAGGTGAAATGGCCGACAATCATGTGGGGCGCGGTTTTACTAAAACGGAGGTCCTGGGAGCGCGACCAGGGGTTGCGGTTCTCCCCTGTCCTTTCGCCATTGAATGTGGCAAAGATGGTTCGTTTGCGGGCGTCGCCACTGAAACCAATGCTGGTATCGGCTCCACTCAGTGCGAAACTCACCTCGGGCCTCACCATCATCAGGCTGAACCAGAGCTCGCCACCATCATCGAGCAGCTTGTGCTTGGCCAGCACTTGGGGATCCAGCTTGCGGGTCGCACTCCGGTGCCGGTGCCCCACCATGTGACCTCCAGAAGCGGGCAGGCTGGAGTATTGAATCGAGGGAGTCTGGGTGACCTTGTGCGCACTGACCGAAACCTTATAGTGGTCGGAGCCACCCTCCTTGCCCACGATCCACGGGCCGACAAAGCCGAAGGAGCCACCTCCCTCTTTCCCGTCAAGCACACCCGCCGGGTAATTGAAAGGCTCGTAGACCGCAACACCGACATCCTCATCGGACACCTTGAAGCCCAGCTTGCCAGTTGCCGATTTGCCCTGGCCGTCCATAACAATGTATTCGAGATGGTCGAAGCCGTTGAAGCCGAAGTTGGCCGTATAGACCAGAGGCGCATCAATGGCGATGCGGTTCTCAATGTCGCGACCATTGACATCGGTCAGCCGGCCGTGTTCGGGCTGCTTCTTGATGACATAGCCGAGCGCATCACCATCCGGATCCGATCCGGTCAGCGTGAACGTCATCGGCTCCCCGGGCCGCACCTCGCAGTGTCGCTCCACGGCCTGTGGTGGCTGATTGGCGGGCATCTTTCCGGCGGCGTTGTAGAGGTCGACGTGGATGACTTCGCGCACCACGGACAAGCCCAGGGAATCGGTCATCTCGACCTCAAAGGCGTATTTGCCGGGCTTCTTGCCGGTGAAGGTGATCGTCATCGCCTTGGCTCCGGCTGAGGCGTTCGGCGTGAAAGTGACTTCACCCGCCCCATAGAGTTTTCGCCAGGTATAGATGGTTTTTTCCTCATCGCGCACACCATAATTGGTGGCGTCCACCACGATGCGTGTCTTGTCGTCCGGCAGTTTCAGCGCTTCATGCTCCACCTTGACGTCATTGATCACCATCAACTTGTCGACTTCCTCGGGCGCTTCTCCATTCTGGATCACATCGACCAGCTCCCTGACGTCAACGGTATCGATCAGCAACAACTCACCTACCTTATTCATGAGATCGTAGGTCGACCCCATGCCCATCGCAGCTTTTCCGAACTTCTGCGGGACCTTCTTTTTGATCGCCGCGGTGGCATCATGGGTCATGCCCAGAAGCAAGGCTTCCTGGAAGAGATGCTTGGACAGGGCTTGCTGAGCCGCGGGCGGGGCACCCCGGCCGAACATGGAATCCGCCGGGGGTGGCGTCTCGATGTTGTCCACGACGAGATCGGCAACCGCTAATGTCTCTTGCTTGTCGAGCTTATTCAGCATCTGGGCCGATTCCGCGCGCGCCATCCCGGACGGAGTCCTGAGCATGGAGCGAACGGCGGGGATGAGCTTGCTGCGATCCACTCCTTCAAGTCCCGTATCATTGATGATGTCAGCGATAAGTATGGACATCAATGCATGCGACCACTGCAGCGGATCTTCCTCATCGACCGGGAAAGTGGGTCGCTCAATCGCGACAATCGCTTCCATAACGGCATCCAGATGTTCTCTGGCCTCGCTACGATCGAGTGCGCCCAGCACCTTGACGGCGGCAAAGCGGATATATGCCGTGTCGTGCTGTAGAAGCGAGACCATGCCCCTGGCAACCTCCTCGTTCTTCATGGACTTCACCGGACCCTTGGCTTTTTGCTTCACCCTCATCAGCACGGCACAGGAACCGACCCGCGCCAGGATCGGCGCCGACTCATCCAGTACGATGGCCAGCAGCTGATCGATCAGCGCGGCGGCCTCGGATGGATCCGACTTCGCTAGGATCCGCCCGGACAGTTCATTCGCAATCTTATGCCTCATCATGCCCTGAAAGCCTGGGATGGCCGCAATCAACTGAGCATCCGTAGCTTGGGCCGGATCCAATTTTTTGGCCATCAGCAGCTCGCGGAACTCCTCCCGGCTCAACTCAAGCTCCGGATCCCTGTCCCGCCCGGTGATCACGAGCTGCTTGAGGGGCAGCGCATAGGCGAGCATGGCGGTGGCCCAATAGCTGAAATCCTCGTAAGGATTGCTACGTGCGTCGTAGATGCGGCTGTGGTCCCAGCTACGCTTCAAATCGAGGTGCCAGCGGATTTCACGAAATTGCAGGTTGGCCGCCGCGGGGCCAACGACATCGGCACCCAGGGGATGGAACATCTGTCCGAAGAATGGACCTCCATGAGCATAACCGCGCTTCCCGTCGGTTGAGAGCGCAGCCTTTCTGGCAAAGAACTTGGCCTTATCCGCCTGGTCCTTTTCCAGGGAGAGGGCCAGTGCGGGCATCGCGCACTTGCCGTTATAGTCACCAAGACCGTCAATGATACCGTAGGAGTGCTCGCCATAAGGCGGGGTCCCCTTGAAGGCATGATGACCGAAGTAGATTTCCTGGACCCTGTGGGATTTCTCCACAATCTCGCTTTTCACCCCTGCCTCGCGCGCCAGAGACAGTCCGAGATAGCCCAGGGCCGAACTGCAGTTGATCGGCCCATAGCCACCGATCCTCCCGTTACCGCCTGAGGGAAGCTGCTCGCAGAAGTCATGGCCTGTGGTGCCAAACCAGCTCACCCCCCTGGCGTGCCTTTCGGCCAGTTCGACCAGCTTGGGAAAGATGCTCTTGTCCTTGGTCGCCATGTAGTATTCGGCAAGGGAGATCAACTTCGCACCGGAATGCCAGGCGCCATCATCACCGATCTTGATTTCGTGAGCCCATTTTCTGGCGAGTGCCTGATGCTTGTCGTTGTCGGGGTTGGTCGGATCGTTGGCCGCCAGCAGGCAAAGGATGCCAAAACCGACCGAGTCGACTTTTTCCTGCCGGGCCAATGCCGCAATGCCCTTGCGGAGCACGTTCCGGCTTTTGGGGCAATTGTAGGGTGCGGTGGCCGAGTAGCGGCCCAGGTATTCCAGTTGGATGGGCACGGTCCTGGTCTCGCCCTTACGCCAGATCAGCAGATTGAGGATGGCCGGGTTGCGGGCCTCCGCCTCGTTGATCGCATTGGCCATGGGAATCCACACATATTGGCCCAGGGGAAGAAGCGGCACCTCTTTCGCTCCGGTCCCATCTGCGCCCAGAATCACGTCGCCCACTTCCAGCACCCCATCGGCCGGGGAACCTTCCTCGACCTTTTTCACCAGAATCTGACGCACAAACTTGCCTTCCTGTGTGCGCTGCCGCGCGCGCCAAGCGGCGCAATGTAGCCCGACGGGGCCGATCTGGCGCTCATTCTTGCGGGTCAGTTCTCCCCCTTGAGTCAGATCGGGAATGGGCTGCTTCGGACCGTCCTCAGCCCGGGTAGGAAGCAACAGGCTGAACAGGGTGAGTAGAAAAAGGAAACGGGTGATGAATAAGGATTTCACGAGTGATGGATTTCATGGCGATGGGTCGCAACCTTTGGAATGCGACTCCTTGCCGTCTTTTTAGATCGGGTATAATTAAACAGTGTTCCAGATTATCTTCACCCACCATCCCGTATCTTTTCTATCATGTTAGGCGGATTGTACGATACCAACGCTCACCTATTACTGGCAAAACAGGTCGGGACGGCAGCCCTCTGCGCTCCGCGATACTTGCCTAACGTGCCGGACGCATGAGGGCATGACGCCCTACTCTTTTATCAAGTCTTCAATCGATATGAGCCGATCGAGTCAGTCATTGGTATTCGCTGCGACGCTCCTCCCTGCCCCGATCAGTTTTTGTCCTGTATCGCCTTAGCCTCTTGGTGAATCGACGGCGTGCTACCCTGCAGCAGGTTCACGAGCTTGCGCGCCATGGCATCGCCTGTCAGGTAGGCGAACTTCGCCGCACCATGATAATGCGTGGGGTCCTTGCTGGTGGCGCGACCAATGATCCGTTCGGCCTCCCTGTATGCTTCACTCTCTTTGCCGTATGCAGCGGCAACCGATTGCTTCATACCGAGCTCAACGGGAAAGTATTTCAAGGTATTGACCAGATCGACACGCCCCTTCAATTCCGGGTGCTCTGCGGCATGGAGCATGCCGCTGTTGACCTCGCCATTGAAGCTATTGAACGCCCAGGCCTGGTGGCCCAGCAGGCCGCAGATCACCGGCAATTCGGGTGCCTTCACTGCCTGGCGAAAGTCCTTGATGAAGTGGAC
This region includes:
- a CDS encoding sialate O-acetylesterase is translated as MKKHFTQSLHCLTLLAASLLMAAPLQAREPVKIYILAGQSNMQGKASVEGDGGNSLRSLVNNAPEKEFQSLVNDDGEWVERDDVWIHYDSHPWGDLRHGPLKPGYGGSGSQIGPELGFGHVIGDATGEQVLLIKVAWGGKSLNYDFSPPSVGKYPEPLTPKDKGYYYQQLLKVVRQVIENIDSFFPDYEGQGVEIAGFGWHQGWNDQYGDGVPESYEANMEAFIRDIRSEEHGLGIPKLPFVIATSGNIGGESPIKDGQRAMADTGKYPDFAGNVAVVDTDKPYGPDKMQFKFGKDGKPTEKVDYHWNSNARSYFNIGRAMASEMQKLDEPKLPSHLVAHGTEEGVQLLWQLGSEKPRGIDILRNGKSLGADLSPTQTTYLDTAALPGANEYKVVLSLPSGKQELSASCDTSPTDLLAYRSMDGVMLSWEARGPYDGFLVARDNKLIADDIPADARSFEDTEAPARGKVTYAVKPTPGDATPATVVVNRGPIDPKGALIYEPFDYPAEVGEAPLLTGKSGAIGTKGSYVFIGSEEKSDRAPATLPKSIAYGELPVTGNRCATHRWSGGAYIELDGSLKEAGLLEDGATMWMSYVFVVSDIAGQEHRSGGGGAVTLRSEDMQQGVGMRAGRREYETVMVLDGKARGVRITSIRQDNPTLVVIKITWGKDGENDTLEPYFVGPDLVLPDKGGRNFKPPENIDQSKLSRLVLSGEGQFDEIRVGPTFESVVGKGR
- a CDS encoding DUF6288 domain-containing protein, whose product is MKSLFITRFLFLLTLFSLLLPTRAEDGPKQPIPDLTQGGELTRKNERQIGPVGLHCAAWRARQRTQEGKFVRQILVKKVEEGSPADGVLEVGDVILGADGTGAKEVPLLPLGQYVWIPMANAINEAEARNPAILNLLIWRKGETRTVPIQLEYLGRYSATAPYNCPKSRNVLRKGIAALARQEKVDSVGFGILCLLAANDPTNPDNDKHQALARKWAHEIKIGDDGAWHSGAKLISLAEYYMATKDKSIFPKLVELAERHARGVSWFGTTGHDFCEQLPSGGNGRIGGYGPINCSSALGYLGLSLAREAGVKSEIVEKSHRVQEIYFGHHAFKGTPPYGEHSYGIIDGLGDYNGKCAMPALALSLEKDQADKAKFFARKAALSTDGKRGYAHGGPFFGQMFHPLGADVVGPAAANLQFREIRWHLDLKRSWDHSRIYDARSNPYEDFSYWATAMLAYALPLKQLVITGRDRDPELELSREEFRELLMAKKLDPAQATDAQLIAAIPGFQGMMRHKIANELSGRILAKSDPSEAAALIDQLLAIVLDESAPILARVGSCAVLMRVKQKAKGPVKSMKNEEVARGMVSLLQHDTAYIRFAAVKVLGALDRSEAREHLDAVMEAIVAIERPTFPVDEEDPLQWSHALMSILIADIINDTGLEGVDRSKLIPAVRSMLRTPSGMARAESAQMLNKLDKQETLAVADLVVDNIETPPPADSMFGRGAPPAAQQALSKHLFQEALLLGMTHDATAAIKKKVPQKFGKAAMGMGSTYDLMNKVGELLLIDTVDVRELVDVIQNGEAPEEVDKLMVINDVKVEHEALKLPDDKTRIVVDATNYGVRDEEKTIYTWRKLYGAGEVTFTPNASAGAKAMTITFTGKKPGKYAFEVEMTDSLGLSVVREVIHVDLYNAAGKMPANQPPQAVERHCEVRPGEPMTFTLTGSDPDGDALGYVIKKQPEHGRLTDVNGRDIENRIAIDAPLVYTANFGFNGFDHLEYIVMDGQGKSATGKLGFKVSDEDVGVAVYEPFNYPAGVLDGKEGGGSFGFVGPWIVGKEGGSDHYKVSVSAHKVTQTPSIQYSSLPASGGHMVGHRHRSATRKLDPQVLAKHKLLDDGGELWFSLMMVRPEVSFALSGADTSIGFSGDARKRTIFATFNGERTGENRNPWSRSQDLRFSKTAPHMIVGHFTWGKSGADPDKMEIHRVYDAPIYGPMLLETPVCVVEEAFDQSALDTLYLFVDGVTAETADEIRIGPTLSSVMVGTVPLD